Proteins from a single region of Sinorhizobium alkalisoli:
- a CDS encoding bile acid:sodium symporter family protein has translation MRRLLPDTFTILLVFSVVLASLLPASGSFADHFGVATSLAIALLFFLHGARLSTDIVIAGVLHWRLHLFILLTTFAVFPLLGMAFGLVPKSILPQPLYLGILFLSVLPSTVQSSIAFTSVAGGNVPAAICSASASNVLGMFLTPLLVGLLFSAGGHGGFSSDVMEKILLQLLGPFVIGQILQPWIGDWVRSKKKILAPVDRGSILMVVYLAFSKAVVEGLWQAFSLRDIAVVIGLDMLLLALVLTFTMRGSRLMGFNKPDQITITFCGSKKSLASGVPMASVIFAGQSTGAIVLPLMLFHQIQLMVCAMLAQKYSAAAATA, from the coding sequence ATGCGCCGCCTTTTGCCCGACACTTTCACAATCCTGCTCGTCTTCAGCGTCGTCCTTGCCTCACTGCTGCCGGCAAGCGGCAGTTTTGCGGATCATTTCGGCGTGGCCACAAGTCTCGCCATTGCGCTTCTCTTCTTCCTGCATGGCGCGCGGTTGTCTACCGATATCGTCATTGCCGGCGTGCTGCATTGGCGCCTGCACCTGTTCATTCTCCTGACGACATTCGCCGTTTTTCCACTGCTCGGCATGGCCTTCGGCCTCGTGCCGAAATCGATCCTGCCACAGCCGCTTTACCTCGGCATCCTGTTCCTGAGTGTCCTGCCGTCCACGGTGCAGTCATCGATTGCGTTCACGTCGGTGGCAGGCGGGAACGTGCCGGCCGCGATCTGCTCGGCTTCCGCTTCCAATGTACTCGGCATGTTCCTGACGCCTCTGCTCGTCGGCCTGCTCTTTTCCGCGGGCGGCCATGGCGGGTTCTCCTCGGACGTCATGGAAAAGATATTGCTGCAGTTGCTCGGGCCATTCGTCATCGGGCAGATCCTACAGCCGTGGATCGGAGACTGGGTCCGCTCAAAGAAGAAGATTTTGGCTCCCGTCGACAGAGGTTCCATCCTGATGGTTGTCTACCTCGCCTTCAGCAAGGCAGTCGTCGAAGGGCTGTGGCAGGCTTTCTCGTTGAGAGACATTGCCGTCGTTATCGGTCTCGACATGCTGCTGCTTGCCCTTGTGCTCACCTTCACGATGCGCGGCAGCCGCCTCATGGGCTTCAACAAGCCAGACCAGATCACCATCACCTTTTGCGGATCGAAGAAGAGCCTCGCCAGTGGCGTGCCAATGGCAAGCGTCATCTTCGCCGGGCAGTCGACCGGCGCCATTGTTCTGCCGCTGATGCTTTTCCACCAAATCCAGTTGATGGTGTGCGCAATGCTGGCACAGAAGTATTCTGCTGCCGCGGCGACGG
- a CDS encoding NAD-dependent succinate-semialdehyde dehydrogenase, whose protein sequence is MSDYPETQLYIGGIWRDGSRERLSIVNPASDEIIGTVANAGRDDLDEALATAATGFEAWSRFSAVERAKLLHKAAQLLRDRVERIATIMTLEQGKPLAESKSETLAAADIIDWFAEEARRAYGRVIPSRSLNVRQLVVKEPVGPVAAFSPWNFPLNQAVRKVAAGLAAGCSVILKGPEETPASCAELVRAFADADLPTGALNLVFGIPADISNHLIPHPIIRKVSFTGSTSVGKQLAALAGAHMKRVTMELGGHAPAIVFDDADLDLAVRILAGAKFRNAGQVCVAPTRFLIQEKIYARFLDRFVKAAEAITVGNGLDSETTMGPLANGRRVEAMETLVSDAVARGGKVATGGERIGNHGNFYKPTVLTDVPLSARILNEEPFGPVAVMSPFSTYEAAITEANRLSYGLAAYAYTTSGKTSAAFSRDIQSGMISINHHGLALPELPFGGIKESGYGSEGGSEAMDNFFNIKLVTEAI, encoded by the coding sequence ATGTCCGACTATCCGGAAACGCAACTCTATATCGGCGGCATCTGGCGAGACGGATCGAGAGAGCGCCTTTCGATCGTCAATCCTGCCTCCGATGAGATCATCGGAACAGTGGCGAATGCCGGGCGGGATGATCTTGACGAGGCCCTTGCAACAGCCGCAACCGGGTTCGAGGCCTGGTCTCGGTTCAGCGCGGTCGAGCGCGCCAAGCTGTTGCACAAGGCTGCCCAGCTGCTGCGGGACCGGGTTGAGAGGATCGCGACGATCATGACTCTCGAACAGGGAAAGCCGCTCGCGGAGTCAAAATCCGAGACCCTCGCGGCGGCCGACATTATCGACTGGTTTGCCGAGGAGGCGCGGCGGGCTTACGGTCGTGTCATCCCTTCCCGCTCCCTCAATGTTCGGCAGCTCGTCGTCAAGGAGCCGGTCGGCCCGGTCGCGGCCTTCAGCCCCTGGAATTTCCCCTTGAATCAGGCCGTGCGCAAGGTGGCGGCCGGTCTTGCGGCCGGTTGTTCCGTCATTCTGAAGGGACCCGAGGAGACGCCAGCGAGTTGCGCGGAGCTTGTTCGCGCATTCGCGGACGCAGACTTGCCAACTGGCGCCCTCAACCTGGTATTCGGCATTCCGGCCGACATCTCCAACCACCTCATTCCCCATCCGATTATTCGCAAGGTCTCCTTCACGGGCTCGACGTCCGTCGGCAAGCAGCTTGCGGCTCTCGCCGGTGCCCATATGAAGCGGGTGACGATGGAACTTGGCGGTCACGCGCCGGCGATCGTGTTCGACGATGCCGATCTCGATCTTGCGGTTCGAATCCTGGCCGGAGCGAAATTCCGCAATGCGGGTCAAGTCTGCGTCGCTCCGACGCGCTTCCTCATACAAGAGAAGATCTATGCGCGGTTTCTCGACCGCTTCGTCAAGGCTGCGGAGGCCATCACGGTCGGCAATGGACTGGATTCGGAAACGACCATGGGCCCCCTTGCAAACGGCAGGCGGGTCGAAGCCATGGAAACACTGGTGAGCGATGCCGTCGCGCGGGGCGGAAAGGTCGCGACCGGCGGCGAGCGGATCGGCAATCACGGGAATTTCTACAAACCCACCGTTCTCACGGATGTGCCGCTGAGTGCCCGAATCCTGAACGAGGAGCCGTTCGGCCCGGTGGCGGTGATGAGTCCCTTTTCGACCTATGAGGCCGCCATCACGGAAGCGAACCGCCTCTCCTACGGCCTGGCAGCCTATGCTTATACGACGTCCGGGAAAACGAGCGCCGCATTCAGCCGCGACATACAAAGCGGGATGATCTCGATCAATCACCACGGGCTGGCGCTGCCGGAACTTCCCTTTGGCGGCATAAAGGAATCCGGGTACGGATCGGAAGGCGGAAGCGAGGCCATGGACAACTTCTTCAACATCAAGCTGGTTACGGAAGCCATCTGA
- the ggt gene encoding gamma-glutamyltransferase → MRNFEQPGRSIAVGRSGMAATSHPMATLTAIEVLKSGGKAIDAAVAACAVQCVVEAGSTGIGGDCFALLAANGSDQVIAYNGSGRTPAAADFQWFRGRGISEIERSSPHAVTIPGAVDAWTRLVADHGRMSMADILAPAIALARDGYAITPRVAADISHQRAMLARDSSTRRIFLDNDEAPAVGSVQRQPELAETLSAIGKHGRDAFYRGDVAEDMVSYLEGLGGLHTLEDFASAAGEYVTPISATYRGWTIHECPPNGQGIIALMILKILERFTPSGDPLDADNLHIEVEATRLAYAARERWLADGETADVPVDFLLSDELADNLASMIRANQACDAIGIMDGVEHSDTVYISVVDKDRNAVSFINSIFHPYGSGLMAPKSGVLFHNRGQSFVLKDGHPNAIGPYKRPMHTIIPGMVTRNGKTVLSFGVMGGHYQAMGHAQFLSKLFDFGMDIQAAIELPRLFPLPGTRTIEAEEAIRSAIGENLQGRGFKVIPPKWAIGGAQAIWIDDRHGTLLGASDHRKDGCALGY, encoded by the coding sequence ATGAGGAACTTCGAACAGCCCGGGCGCTCGATTGCAGTCGGCCGTAGCGGCATGGCAGCGACCTCTCATCCCATGGCAACCCTGACCGCCATCGAGGTCCTCAAGAGCGGCGGCAAGGCCATCGACGCGGCGGTGGCAGCCTGTGCGGTCCAGTGCGTGGTCGAGGCCGGCTCCACAGGTATTGGCGGCGATTGCTTCGCCTTGCTGGCCGCCAACGGCAGCGACCAGGTGATCGCCTATAACGGCTCCGGCCGAACGCCCGCCGCCGCTGACTTCCAGTGGTTCCGCGGCCGAGGAATCTCGGAGATCGAGCGGTCCTCGCCTCACGCGGTGACCATTCCGGGTGCCGTCGATGCCTGGACGCGGCTGGTCGCTGATCATGGGCGCATGTCCATGGCCGATATCCTGGCGCCGGCGATCGCGCTTGCGCGCGACGGCTACGCCATCACACCGCGCGTTGCCGCCGACATTTCGCATCAGCGGGCAATGCTTGCGCGCGATTCGTCGACGCGCCGCATTTTCCTCGACAACGACGAAGCTCCCGCGGTCGGGTCGGTTCAGCGTCAGCCGGAGCTTGCCGAGACCTTGTCGGCTATCGGCAAGCACGGGCGCGACGCATTTTACCGGGGTGACGTTGCCGAGGACATGGTCTCCTATCTCGAGGGCCTCGGCGGTCTGCACACCCTGGAGGATTTCGCCTCCGCCGCAGGAGAATACGTTACGCCCATTAGTGCCACCTATCGGGGATGGACGATTCACGAATGCCCTCCCAATGGGCAAGGCATCATTGCTCTCATGATCCTGAAGATATTGGAGCGTTTCACCCCGTCGGGCGATCCTCTGGATGCCGACAACCTGCACATCGAAGTGGAGGCGACCCGGCTTGCTTATGCTGCGAGGGAACGCTGGCTGGCGGACGGGGAAACAGCCGACGTGCCGGTCGATTTTCTTCTGTCGGACGAACTTGCCGACAACCTTGCCTCGATGATCAGAGCGAACCAGGCTTGCGACGCCATCGGTATCATGGATGGTGTGGAACATTCGGACACCGTCTACATCTCCGTGGTCGACAAAGATCGCAATGCCGTCAGCTTCATCAATTCCATTTTCCACCCTTATGGCAGCGGACTCATGGCTCCGAAATCGGGCGTGTTGTTCCACAACCGCGGCCAGAGTTTCGTGCTGAAGGACGGGCATCCGAATGCGATCGGTCCATACAAGAGGCCGATGCATACGATCATTCCAGGAATGGTCACGCGGAACGGCAAAACCGTCCTCTCATTCGGCGTCATGGGTGGCCACTATCAGGCGATGGGGCATGCGCAGTTTCTGTCGAAGCTGTTCGACTTTGGCATGGATATCCAGGCGGCGATCGAGCTTCCTCGATTGTTTCCCCTCCCCGGCACCAGAACGATCGAAGCCGAGGAAGCTATTCGAAGTGCGATCGGCGAGAACCTCCAGGGCCGGGGCTTCAAGGTGATCCCACCGAAATGGGCCATCGGCGGAGCGCAGGCGATCTGGATCGATGATCGACACGGAACCCTGCTCGGCGCGTCCGATCACCGCAAGGATGGTTGCGCGCTCGGGTACTGA
- a CDS encoding aspartate aminotransferase family protein, which produces MTILLNSLEARDAAFVLHPYTNASQHLQDGPLVISRGEGIHIIDSEGNKYIEGLGGLFCASLGFSEQRLVDAAMRQMQELPFYHSFGGKSHETAIELAERLIRLAPVPMSKVFFANSGSEANDTALKLVWYYHNAIGKPEKKKVISRWRAYHGVTIASASLTGLPNNHRDFDLPLAGVLHTDCPEFYRYGHPGESEEEFATRCAESLENLILAEGPDTIGAFFAEPLMASGGCIVPPPTYYEKIQAVLRKYDILLIADEVICGFGRLGTMFGSESFGMRPDMISMAKQLSAAYQPISALMVNEKVHAAIVAESEKIGTFGHGFTYSGHPVATAVALETLKIYEERDILGHVQKVAPLFQRRLRALAEHPLVGSARGRGLIGTLELVRDKVTKEPFKPADGVAIHAGKRAQVHGVVTRAIGDNYSLCPPLIITEAEINDMFDRSEKALDDTYAWARASNLYS; this is translated from the coding sequence GTGACCATTCTTCTCAATTCGCTCGAAGCGCGCGACGCGGCGTTTGTCCTTCATCCCTACACGAATGCGTCCCAGCATTTGCAGGACGGGCCGCTGGTGATTTCCAGGGGAGAAGGGATCCACATCATCGACAGCGAAGGCAACAAGTATATCGAGGGACTCGGTGGCCTGTTTTGTGCGTCGTTGGGCTTCAGCGAACAACGGCTCGTCGACGCTGCCATGCGGCAAATGCAGGAATTGCCCTTCTATCACAGCTTCGGCGGAAAATCGCATGAGACGGCAATCGAACTTGCCGAACGGTTGATCCGCCTTGCTCCCGTCCCGATGTCGAAAGTGTTCTTTGCCAATTCGGGTTCAGAGGCCAACGACACGGCGCTGAAACTCGTCTGGTACTATCACAATGCGATCGGCAAACCGGAAAAGAAGAAAGTCATCTCCCGCTGGCGCGCCTATCATGGGGTGACGATCGCCTCCGCAAGTCTCACCGGTTTGCCGAACAATCATCGCGATTTCGACCTGCCCCTCGCGGGCGTGCTTCACACCGATTGTCCTGAATTTTACCGCTATGGTCATCCCGGCGAGAGCGAGGAGGAATTCGCGACCCGTTGCGCCGAATCGCTCGAGAACCTGATTCTTGCCGAGGGGCCCGACACGATAGGCGCCTTCTTCGCCGAGCCGCTGATGGCGTCGGGGGGTTGCATCGTCCCTCCGCCAACCTATTACGAGAAGATCCAGGCCGTGCTCAGAAAGTACGATATCCTGCTGATTGCCGACGAGGTTATCTGCGGCTTCGGTCGGCTTGGCACGATGTTCGGCTCCGAGAGCTTCGGCATGCGGCCCGACATGATTTCCATGGCCAAGCAGTTGTCGGCGGCATACCAGCCGATATCAGCGCTGATGGTCAACGAGAAGGTCCACGCGGCCATTGTCGCCGAAAGCGAGAAGATCGGCACCTTCGGCCACGGCTTCACCTACAGCGGGCACCCGGTCGCCACTGCGGTGGCGCTGGAGACCCTGAAGATATACGAGGAACGGGACATTCTGGGGCACGTCCAGAAAGTCGCGCCGCTCTTTCAACGAAGGCTCCGCGCGCTCGCAGAACATCCGCTCGTCGGAAGTGCGCGCGGACGCGGCTTGATCGGTACGCTCGAGCTCGTCCGCGACAAGGTAACCAAGGAGCCCTTCAAGCCGGCGGACGGCGTCGCGATCCACGCCGGCAAACGTGCACAAGTGCATGGTGTCGTCACGCGCGCCATCGGCGACAACTACTCTCTTTGCCCACCTCTGATCATCACGGAAGCAGAGATCAACGACATGTTCGACCGCTCGGAAAAGGCGCTCGATGACACCTATGCATGGGCACGCGCCAGCAACCTCTATTCATAA
- a CDS encoding transporter substrate-binding domain-containing protein produces MVLVALATGSAHAENRPTEITIATEGAYEPWNFTGPDGKLAGFEVDLANDLCARMEIKCNIVAQDWDGLIPSLIAKKFDVIMASMIVTEKRLAVISFSEPYAPTAAAFMVEKSGPLANLPGTGTTIDLAGEKAKVEQELQPLRDALNGKTVGAQVSTANVAFLDTYFKDVVEPREYKTVEQHDLDLQAGRIDAVIAQTTSLTATLSKDDFKDYTIAGPTFTGGVFGQGIAAGLRKDDIELKAMLDEAIRAAKSDGTINTLAKKWMKIDLE; encoded by the coding sequence ATGGTTCTGGTCGCCCTTGCCACTGGCAGCGCCCACGCTGAGAACAGGCCAACGGAAATCACCATCGCTACTGAAGGCGCCTACGAGCCGTGGAATTTCACGGGACCCGACGGGAAGCTTGCCGGTTTCGAGGTCGATCTCGCCAATGATCTCTGCGCCCGCATGGAGATCAAATGCAACATCGTCGCGCAGGACTGGGACGGGCTCATCCCGTCGCTGATCGCCAAGAAGTTCGACGTCATCATGGCGTCGATGATCGTCACGGAGAAGCGCCTTGCCGTCATCTCCTTCAGCGAACCCTACGCTCCGACCGCGGCGGCGTTCATGGTCGAAAAGTCAGGCCCGCTCGCCAATCTCCCCGGCACCGGAACGACGATCGATCTTGCGGGCGAAAAAGCGAAGGTCGAGCAGGAATTGCAGCCTCTTCGGGACGCTCTCAACGGCAAGACGGTTGGCGCGCAGGTCTCCACGGCCAACGTTGCTTTCCTTGACACCTATTTCAAGGATGTCGTCGAACCGCGCGAATACAAGACGGTCGAGCAACACGACCTCGATCTGCAGGCGGGTCGCATCGACGCCGTCATAGCGCAGACGACATCGCTCACCGCGACGCTGTCGAAGGATGACTTCAAGGACTACACCATTGCCGGGCCGACCTTCACCGGAGGCGTATTCGGCCAAGGAATCGCTGCCGGCCTTCGCAAGGACGACATCGAACTCAAGGCCATGCTCGATGAGGCGATCCGCGCGGCGAAGTCTGACGGCACGATCAACACACTTGCAAAAAAGTGGATGAAGATCGACCTCGAATGA
- the speB gene encoding agmatinase: MPGILRLEELRARYGNASGADIFDPEFRKVADQVFGEGDSRQAPYCGVPTLLKAPLRQDAAPRFTDIDVALLGIPLDLGVTNRPGARFGPRAVRNVERVGPYDHVLRAVPTAHVRVADVGDVPFRSRFDLARSHEDIERYVRSVVDAGAVPLSVGGDHSIGLPLLRAVGRDRPVGMIHIDAHCDTSGSFEGCKFHHGGPFRQAVLDGVLDPRRTIQIGIRGNSEYLWEFSYASGMTVIHAEEVEELGIKHVIERARAVAGDGPTYVSFDVDALDPAFASGTGTPEVGGLSSAQALGILRGLSGLDIVGGDVVEVAPQYDPTTNTAQIAAQVLFEILCLAAEATRVRVRQIEPPR; the protein is encoded by the coding sequence ATGCCCGGAATCTTGCGCCTCGAAGAACTGCGGGCCCGCTATGGAAACGCATCCGGGGCAGACATATTCGATCCGGAGTTTCGCAAGGTCGCAGACCAAGTCTTCGGCGAAGGCGACAGCCGCCAAGCGCCCTATTGCGGCGTCCCGACATTGCTGAAAGCCCCTCTTCGGCAGGACGCCGCGCCCCGGTTTACGGATATCGACGTAGCGCTTCTCGGCATTCCCTTGGATCTGGGCGTGACGAACCGCCCCGGGGCACGCTTCGGTCCTCGCGCCGTTCGCAACGTCGAGAGAGTCGGGCCCTACGATCACGTCTTGCGTGCGGTTCCCACTGCACACGTCCGTGTGGCCGATGTGGGCGACGTGCCCTTTCGCAGCCGTTTCGATCTGGCTCGTTCCCACGAGGATATAGAGCGATATGTTCGCAGCGTCGTCGATGCTGGAGCTGTGCCGCTCTCGGTCGGCGGCGATCACTCCATAGGACTGCCATTGCTCCGCGCCGTCGGACGCGATCGTCCGGTGGGCATGATCCACATCGATGCCCATTGCGATACCAGCGGCTCGTTCGAGGGCTGCAAATTCCATCATGGCGGCCCGTTCCGACAAGCCGTGCTTGACGGCGTGCTGGATCCCCGCCGAACGATACAGATCGGTATTCGCGGCAATTCCGAGTATCTCTGGGAGTTTTCCTACGCCTCTGGAATGACGGTCATTCACGCCGAGGAGGTCGAGGAGCTCGGCATCAAGCATGTGATCGAAAGGGCCCGCGCGGTAGCGGGTGACGGCCCGACCTATGTCAGTTTCGACGTGGATGCCCTGGACCCGGCATTCGCGTCAGGAACTGGCACACCGGAAGTCGGCGGGCTCAGCTCCGCCCAGGCGCTCGGCATCCTTCGCGGCCTTTCGGGCCTCGACATTGTCGGCGGCGACGTCGTCGAGGTCGCGCCGCAATACGATCCGACCACGAATACGGCGCAGATCGCCGCCCAGGTTCTGTTCGAAATTCTCTGCCTGGCCGCAGAGGCGACAAGGGTTCGCGTTCGGCAGATCGAGCCGCCACGCTGA
- a CDS encoding GntR family transcriptional regulator has translation MTLGKTEPRGSLRETTYARLKDLILSGQLRPSERLSENALAKRLGVSRTPLREALMKLEEEGLVVGQRNLGYTVSDLDITAFCNLLVVREALDVCAARLACATATEEDLDRLRGVIAQMVELKESVSDTPSDAARNLDLGLYIHRVILEAARNDALTRVSEQVYQQLRLALWLEVLWVDLEQTDLEEHRAIADAICARDPEAAEAAARAHVQSSLKNMSKLQRIWAHRRAVD, from the coding sequence TTGACACTCGGGAAAACGGAGCCGCGCGGCTCTCTGCGCGAAACGACATATGCTCGACTGAAGGATTTGATCCTCAGCGGACAGCTGAGGCCCTCCGAGCGCCTATCCGAAAACGCTCTCGCAAAGAGGCTCGGAGTAAGCCGCACGCCCCTCCGCGAAGCGTTGATGAAGCTTGAAGAGGAAGGCCTGGTGGTCGGCCAAAGAAACCTCGGTTACACGGTTTCCGACCTGGATATCACCGCCTTCTGCAATCTCCTCGTCGTCCGGGAGGCGCTCGATGTCTGTGCGGCCCGGCTCGCCTGCGCCACGGCGACGGAAGAAGACCTCGACAGGCTCCGCGGCGTCATCGCGCAGATGGTTGAGCTCAAGGAGAGCGTCAGCGACACGCCTTCCGATGCGGCGCGAAACCTCGATCTCGGTCTCTACATCCACCGGGTCATTCTGGAGGCGGCGCGCAACGATGCGCTCACCCGGGTCAGCGAGCAGGTGTATCAGCAGCTGCGGCTGGCGCTCTGGCTCGAGGTCCTGTGGGTGGATCTCGAGCAAACCGATCTGGAGGAGCATCGGGCCATTGCCGATGCCATCTGCGCGCGCGACCCCGAGGCCGCCGAAGCGGCTGCCCGAGCGCATGTCCAGAGCTCACTGAAAAACATGTCGAAACTGCAGCGCATCTGGGCGCATCGACGGGCTGTGGATTGA